One Paracoccaceae bacterium genomic region harbors:
- the choW gene encoding choline ABC transporter permease subunit: protein MDFLTDWLTGTKIPVGRTAKQAFDWLQSNAAPMFDAIADALTALIDAILWVLQTPHPFVIIGVFVALTWVLQRSWKTCLLVVLGFLFILNQGYWKPVTESLTLVLSACVVCMAVGVPIGIAAAHRPRLYQAMVPVLDLMQTLPTFVYLIPAIVFFGIGMVPGLIATVIFVLPAPIRLTHLGISSTPQALLEAATAFGATPRQRLWKVELPYALPQIMAGLNQTIMLSLSMVVIAALVGANGLGVPVVRALNSVNTALGFESGIIIVVVAILLDRMLRVSRK, encoded by the coding sequence TTGGATTTTCTGACCGACTGGCTGACCGGCACAAAGATCCCCGTGGGCCGCACCGCCAAACAGGCATTCGACTGGTTGCAGTCGAATGCCGCACCCATGTTCGATGCCATCGCCGATGCGCTGACGGCGTTGATCGACGCCATTCTCTGGGTGCTTCAGACGCCGCACCCCTTCGTGATCATCGGCGTCTTCGTGGCACTGACCTGGGTATTGCAGAGGTCATGGAAGACCTGCCTGCTGGTCGTTCTGGGATTCCTGTTCATCCTGAACCAGGGGTACTGGAAGCCGGTTACGGAAAGCCTGACCCTGGTGCTTTCGGCCTGCGTTGTCTGCATGGCCGTGGGGGTGCCCATCGGCATTGCCGCCGCGCACCGGCCTCGGCTCTATCAGGCTATGGTGCCGGTGCTCGACCTGATGCAGACGCTGCCCACCTTCGTCTATCTGATCCCGGCCATCGTGTTCTTCGGCATCGGCATGGTGCCCGGGCTGATCGCCACGGTTATCTTCGTGCTGCCCGCGCCGATCCGCCTGACGCATCTGGGCATCTCATCGACACCCCAGGCGCTGCTTGAGGCGGCGACGGCCTTCGGTGCGACCCCCCGGCAGCGCCTGTGGAAGGTAGAGCTTCCCTATGCCTTGCCACAGATCATGGCGGGTCTGAACCAGACCATCATGCTCTCGCTGTCCATGGTGGTGATCGCGGCGCTTGTCGGCGCCAACGGTCTGGGGGTGCCGGTGGTCCGGGCCCTGAACAGCGTGAACACGGCGCTTGGCTTTGAAAGCGGGATCATCATCGTCGTTGTCGCGATCCTTCTGGACCGCATGCTGCGGGTAAGCCGGAAATGA
- the betI gene encoding transcriptional regulator BetI, whose translation MPKLGMEPIRKAALVKATIVEIGRTGSLDVTVGQIARRAGMSTALAHHYFGGKEAMFLAAMRHVLTLYGAEVRGALAMARTPQARLDAILAASFSPANFRREVVGAWLNFYVLAQSVPEAKRLLAIYQRRLRSNLLHCLRPLVDARAGALADGLGALIDGVYLREVLKDGAPDAGAAVATARAYLAAHLGGGR comes from the coding sequence ATGCCGAAACTCGGGATGGAGCCTATCCGAAAGGCCGCGCTCGTCAAAGCCACGATCGTGGAGATCGGCCGCACCGGCAGCCTTGATGTGACCGTCGGCCAGATTGCACGGCGTGCCGGCATGTCGACGGCGCTTGCGCATCACTATTTTGGCGGGAAAGAGGCGATGTTCCTGGCTGCCATGCGGCATGTGCTGACGCTCTATGGTGCCGAGGTGCGCGGCGCCCTGGCGATGGCCCGCACGCCACAGGCCCGACTGGATGCCATTCTCGCGGCGTCGTTCAGCCCGGCCAACTTCCGGCGCGAAGTGGTGGGGGCCTGGCTCAACTTCTATGTGCTGGCGCAGTCGGTGCCCGAGGCGAAGCGGTTGCTTGCGATCTATCAGCGTCGGCTGCGATCGAACCTGCTGCATTGCCTGCGCCCGCTGGTTGACGCGCGTGCCGGTGCCCTGGCGGATGGGCTGGGGGCGCTGATCGACGGCGTCTATCTGCGCGAGGTCCTGAAGGATGGGGCGCCGGATGCCGGTGCGGCGGTGGCTACGGCACGGGCCTATCTGGCCGCGCATCTGGGGGGTGGACGATGA
- the betB gene encoding betaine-aldehyde dehydrogenase — MIAQPKASHHVDGAWAEDTAGAVLPVLNPATGAEIARLHEATPAITDAALAAAVAAQPAWAATRPVERARILRRAADILRARGEDLARLETLDTGKPIQETRVADWPSGADALEFFAGLAPTVTGQTIPLGADFAYTLREPLGVCVGIGAWNYPSQIACWKAAPALALGNAMVFKPSEVTPLGALQLAEVLAEAGLPPGLFSVVQGGRDVGARLVNDPRVAKVSLTGSVPTGRRVYAMAAEGIKAVTMELGGKSPLIVFPDADLDGAVGAAMMGNFYSAGQVCSNGTRVFVHRDVREDFLNRLALRTRAMRMGDPLDDDTQIGPLVSEVQHGKVMSYIAQARAEGARLVCGGGSPGGLFVEPTVFADVTDTMTIAREEVFGPVMAVLDFVDEAEVIARANGSEFGLAAGVFTADLARAHRVIARLQAGTCWINSYNLTPVEMPFGGVKSSGVGRENGNAAVEHYTRVKSVYVGMQAIEAPY; from the coding sequence ATGATTGCACAGCCAAAGGCCAGCCATCACGTTGACGGGGCCTGGGCGGAGGACACCGCGGGCGCGGTCCTGCCCGTGCTGAATCCCGCGACAGGCGCCGAGATCGCCCGCCTGCATGAGGCAACACCGGCGATCACCGACGCGGCGCTTGCCGCCGCGGTGGCGGCGCAGCCCGCCTGGGCCGCAACGCGGCCTGTCGAACGTGCCCGCATCCTGCGGCGCGCCGCAGATATCCTCCGCGCGCGGGGCGAAGACCTCGCGCGGCTCGAAACGCTCGATACCGGCAAGCCGATACAGGAAACCCGCGTGGCGGACTGGCCCTCGGGTGCCGATGCGCTCGAGTTCTTCGCGGGGCTTGCGCCCACGGTCACCGGCCAGACCATCCCGCTGGGTGCCGATTTCGCCTATACGCTGCGAGAGCCGTTGGGCGTTTGCGTGGGGATCGGGGCGTGGAACTATCCCAGCCAGATCGCCTGCTGGAAGGCGGCGCCGGCTTTGGCACTTGGCAACGCCATGGTGTTCAAGCCGTCCGAAGTAACGCCGCTGGGCGCCCTGCAACTGGCCGAGGTCCTGGCCGAGGCGGGATTGCCGCCGGGTCTGTTCAGCGTCGTGCAGGGGGGCCGCGATGTGGGTGCCCGCCTGGTGAATGATCCGCGCGTGGCCAAGGTCTCGCTGACCGGTTCGGTGCCGACGGGGCGACGGGTCTATGCCATGGCTGCCGAGGGGATCAAGGCGGTGACGATGGAACTTGGCGGCAAGTCACCGCTGATCGTCTTTCCCGATGCCGATCTCGACGGCGCTGTGGGTGCCGCGATGATGGGCAACTTCTATTCCGCCGGGCAGGTCTGTTCGAACGGCACGCGGGTTTTCGTGCACCGGGATGTGCGTGAGGATTTCCTGAACCGCCTTGCCCTGCGGACGCGCGCGATGCGCATGGGCGACCCGCTGGATGATGACACACAGATCGGTCCCCTGGTCAGTGAGGTGCAGCATGGCAAGGTGATGTCCTACATCGCGCAGGCCCGGGCCGAGGGTGCGCGTCTGGTCTGCGGCGGCGGCAGCCCGGGTGGACTTTTCGTCGAACCCACGGTGTTTGCCGACGTCACCGACACCATGACCATCGCGCGCGAAGAGGTCTTCGGGCCGGTCATGGCGGTGCTTGACTTCGTGGACGAGGCCGAGGTGATCGCCCGCGCCAATGGCAGCGAATTCGGTCTTGCGGCCGGGGTGTTCACCGCCGATCTGGCCCGCGCGCACCGGGTGATCGCCCGGTTGCAGGCGGGGACCTGCTGGATCAATTCCTACAACCTGACCCCGGTCGAGATGCCCTTCGGCGGGGTCAAGTCCAGCGGAGTGGGACGTGAGAACGGGAATGCGGCGGTCGAGCACTATACCCGCGTCAAGTCGGTCTATGTGGGCATGCAGGCGATCGAGGCACCCTACTGA
- the choV gene encoding choline ABC transporter ATP-binding protein — translation MNAVEFDKVSIVFGEAPERALPLMDEGKTRAEVQAATGQVLGVHDCSLTVATGEILVLMGLSGSGKSTLLRAVNGLNPVARGSMIVRDGDWECDVATAPPEDLLRLRRECVAMVFQQFGLLPWRTVRENVGLGLELAGVPEAARRPRVDAQLSLVNLTQWADRKVGELSGGMQQRVGLARAFVTDAPILLMDEPFSALDPLIRSRLQDELLDLQAKLKRTIVFVSHDLDEAFKIGNRIALMEGGRIVQIGTAREIIANPVSEYVADFVAHMNPLSVLTAGDVMEPGSCEGPQVPAETPVRLVMGLIRDGEAAVGVSDAAGRPLGVIRAGGLLGRLLDPRG, via the coding sequence ATGAACGCGGTCGAGTTCGACAAGGTCTCCATCGTCTTTGGCGAGGCTCCGGAACGCGCGTTGCCGCTGATGGATGAGGGCAAGACCCGCGCCGAGGTTCAGGCGGCCACGGGCCAGGTGCTTGGGGTGCACGACTGCAGCCTGACCGTCGCGACCGGAGAAATCCTTGTGCTGATGGGCCTTTCGGGCTCGGGCAAGTCCACGCTGCTGCGCGCGGTCAACGGCCTCAACCCGGTGGCCCGGGGCAGCATGATCGTGCGCGACGGCGACTGGGAATGCGATGTCGCCACCGCGCCGCCCGAGGACCTGTTGCGCCTGCGGCGGGAATGCGTGGCGATGGTGTTCCAGCAGTTCGGCCTCTTGCCCTGGCGCACGGTGCGCGAGAACGTGGGGCTTGGCCTGGAACTTGCCGGCGTCCCCGAAGCCGCACGCCGTCCCAGGGTCGATGCGCAGCTTTCGCTGGTGAACTTGACCCAGTGGGCCGACCGCAAGGTCGGCGAATTGTCGGGCGGGATGCAGCAGCGCGTCGGACTGGCGCGCGCCTTCGTCACCGACGCGCCGATCCTGTTGATGGACGAACCCTTTTCGGCGCTTGATCCGCTGATCCGTTCGCGCCTGCAGGACGAGCTTCTGGATCTCCAGGCCAAGCTGAAGCGGACCATCGTCTTCGTCAGCCACGACCTCGACGAGGCATTCAAGATCGGCAATCGCATCGCCTTGATGGAAGGCGGACGGATCGTGCAGATCGGCACGGCGCGCGAGATCATCGCCAACCCGGTCAGCGAATACGTCGCCGACTTCGTGGCCCACATGAACCCGCTGTCAGTGCTGACGGCGGGCGACGTGATGGAGCCTGGCAGCTGCGAGGGGCCGCAGGTCCCGGCCGAAACACCGGTCAGGCTGGTCATGGGGTTGATCCGGGACGGCGAGGCCGCAGTGGGTGTGTCCGACGCCGCGGGTCGGCCGTTGGGTGTCATAAGGGCCGGCGGTCTGCTGGGGCGTCTGCTCGATCCGCGCGGATGA
- the betA gene encoding choline dehydrogenase gives MTADVVIVGAGSAGCAMAFRLGEAGLRVTVIEHGGSDAGPFIQMPAALSYPMNMSIYDWGLKSEPEPHLGGRVLATPRGKVLGGSSSINGMVYVRGHARDFDHWAEAGATGWSHADVLPYFRRMENWHGHADGGDPAWRGSDGPLHITRGPRSNPLFAAFIEAGRQAGYPVTPDYNGAQQEGFGPMEATIWQGRRWSAANAYLRPAMTRGNVQVVRALARRVVIEGGRATGVEVRRAGRIEVIPAAREVVLAASSINSPKILMLSGIGPGAHLRDHGIAVTADRPGVGANLQDHLEVYMQFAAQKPVTLYKYWNLLGKGVIGAQWLFTRKGLGASNQFEACGFIRSAAGIDYPDIQFHFLPIAVRYDGKAAAAGHGFQAHVGPMRSKSRGAVTLRSSDPEAAPVIRFNYMSHPDDWSEFRSCVRLCREIFTQPAMAEHVRHEIQPGAAMQTDAEIDAFIRDHAESAYHPCGTARMGRRDDPMAVVDPEGRVIGVDRLRVADSSVFPRVTNGNLNAPSIMVGEKMADHLLGRVPLAPMNLEPWMHPDWRNAQR, from the coding sequence ATGACGGCCGATGTGGTGATCGTCGGGGCAGGGTCGGCGGGCTGTGCCATGGCCTTCCGGCTGGGCGAGGCGGGGCTTCGGGTGACCGTGATCGAGCATGGCGGGTCCGACGCCGGGCCGTTCATCCAGATGCCCGCCGCGCTGTCCTATCCGATGAACATGTCGATCTATGACTGGGGGCTCAAGTCGGAACCGGAGCCGCATCTGGGCGGGCGGGTTCTGGCCACGCCGCGCGGCAAGGTGCTGGGCGGGTCGTCCAGCATCAACGGCATGGTCTATGTCCGCGGCCATGCACGCGATTTCGATCACTGGGCCGAGGCGGGCGCGACCGGCTGGTCGCATGCCGACGTTCTGCCCTACTTCCGGCGGATGGAGAACTGGCACGGCCATGCCGACGGGGGCGATCCTGCGTGGCGCGGCAGCGACGGGCCGCTGCACATCACCCGCGGGCCGCGCAGCAACCCGCTTTTTGCCGCCTTCATCGAGGCTGGCCGCCAGGCGGGCTATCCGGTGACACCCGACTACAACGGCGCCCAGCAGGAGGGTTTTGGCCCGATGGAGGCGACGATCTGGCAGGGGCGCCGCTGGTCGGCCGCCAATGCCTATCTTCGCCCTGCGATGACGCGCGGCAATGTGCAGGTGGTGCGGGCGCTTGCGCGGCGCGTGGTGATCGAAGGCGGCCGTGCAACCGGGGTCGAGGTGCGGCGCGCCGGACGGATCGAGGTGATTCCCGCCGCGCGCGAGGTGGTTCTGGCGGCATCCTCGATCAACTCGCCAAAGATCCTGATGCTCTCGGGCATCGGACCGGGCGCGCATCTGCGCGATCACGGGATCGCGGTGACCGCCGATCGACCGGGGGTCGGGGCGAACCTGCAGGACCATCTGGAGGTCTACATGCAGTTCGCGGCGCAAAAGCCTGTAACACTTTACAAATACTGGAATCTGCTTGGCAAGGGCGTGATCGGGGCGCAGTGGCTGTTCACCCGAAAGGGCCTTGGCGCCTCGAACCAGTTCGAGGCCTGCGGGTTCATCCGCTCGGCTGCGGGAATCGACTATCCCGACATCCAGTTTCATTTCCTGCCGATTGCCGTGCGCTATGACGGCAAGGCCGCTGCCGCGGGGCATGGGTTTCAGGCCCATGTGGGACCGATGCGATCGAAGTCCCGCGGTGCCGTGACGCTCCGATCATCCGACCCGGAAGCAGCGCCGGTGATCCGATTCAACTACATGTCCCATCCCGATGACTGGAGCGAGTTTCGTTCCTGTGTAAGGCTTTGCCGAGAAATCTTCACACAACCAGCGATGGCGGAGCATGTCCGGCACGAGATCCAGCCGGGTGCGGCGATGCAGACCGATGCCGAGATCGACGCCTTCATCCGTGACCATGCCGAAAGCGCCTATCACCCCTGCGGGACCGCCCGCATGGGACGGCGTGACGATCCGATGGCGGTGGTCGACCCCGAAGGCCGGGTGATCGGTGTCGACCGCCTGCGCGTGGCCGACAGTTCGGTTTTCCCCCGCGTGACCAACGGCAACCTGAACGCACCCTCGATCATGGTCGGCGAGAAGATGGCCGATCACCTGCTGGGCCGTGTGCCGCTTGCCCCGATGAACCTGGAGCCATGGATGCATCCCGACTGGCGCAACGCCCAGAGGTAG
- the topA gene encoding type I DNA topoisomerase — MAVVVVESPAKAKTINKYLGPGFTVLASYGHVRDLPAKDGSVDPDSGFAMTWEVAPESRKHVKAIADALKTDDTLILATDPDREGEAISWHLQEALSSSLKKGKQVRRVTFNAITKAAVGEAMANPRAVDQPLVEAYLARRALDYLVGFTLSPVLWRKLPGARSAGRVQSVCLRLIVEREMEIEAFRPREFWTVAAMLTTPRGQDFEARLVSLAGKKLDKFDISTAETAEIAVKAITSRTLRVESVEAKPAARNPWPPFMTSTLQQEASRKLGLGAKQCMSAAQRLYEAGHITYMRTDGIDMAPEAVMAARDEIRRRFGDRYVPDSPRMYKNKAKNAQEAHECIRPTDMAAAPDKLRLSERDQAGLYDLIWKRTLASQMAAARLERTTVEVGSPDRQVGLRATGQVVLFDGFLKVYDEGRDDDGDDDGRLPQIMADEAVTPRQDAYRAAFQKAVAGSAGTVTDSAPTERAGSAVISPDGAILASQSHTQPPPRYTEATLVKRMEELGIGRPSTYASILTTIVDREYVKKDKNRLIPEDKGRLVTAFLTNFFRRYVEYDFTADLEGQLDDVSAGGRDWKDVLARFWRDFSAAVAETADLRIGEVLDKIDDFLAPHLYPLRADGSDPRSCPTCGTGRLHLKTARSGGAFIGCGNYPECRYTRPISGAEEGAGGGDRILGHDENGLAVAVKSGRFGPYVQRGDATEAEPKPPRASLPKGWSPDTITLERAMMLLSLPRLVGEHPEGGPVEAGIGRFGPFVKHGATYANLSDAEEVFTIGMNRAVEVLAQKATRGRATSAPATPLRELGEHRDGGIVAVMPGRYGPYVKWGKVNATLPKELSPETVTLDEAIALVAEKAGKAKPRKAPARKAAKPAAAAKPARSAGGTTRKASKGTTGKAGA, encoded by the coding sequence ATGGCTGTAGTTGTCGTCGAGTCTCCTGCCAAGGCCAAGACAATAAACAAGTATCTTGGACCGGGCTTTACCGTGCTCGCCTCCTACGGCCATGTGCGCGACCTGCCCGCCAAGGACGGATCGGTGGACCCCGACAGCGGATTCGCGATGACCTGGGAGGTTGCGCCTGAAAGCCGCAAACATGTGAAGGCGATTGCCGACGCGCTCAAGACCGATGACACGCTGATCCTTGCCACCGACCCCGACCGCGAGGGCGAGGCGATTTCCTGGCATCTTCAGGAGGCCCTGTCCTCCAGCCTCAAGAAGGGCAAGCAGGTCAGGCGGGTCACCTTCAACGCCATCACCAAGGCCGCGGTGGGCGAGGCCATGGCGAACCCGCGGGCGGTCGATCAGCCGCTTGTCGAGGCCTATCTGGCGCGGCGCGCGCTTGACTATCTGGTGGGGTTCACGCTGTCGCCGGTGCTGTGGCGCAAGCTGCCCGGCGCGCGGTCGGCCGGGCGGGTGCAATCGGTCTGCCTGCGGCTGATCGTCGAGCGCGAGATGGAGATAGAAGCGTTTCGACCCCGCGAGTTCTGGACCGTGGCGGCCATGCTGACGACGCCGCGCGGTCAGGATTTCGAGGCGCGACTGGTCTCGCTGGCTGGAAAGAAGCTGGACAAGTTCGACATATCCACAGCAGAAACGGCCGAGATTGCGGTAAAGGCGATCACTTCGCGAACATTGCGCGTGGAATCGGTAGAGGCAAAGCCCGCGGCCCGCAACCCCTGGCCACCGTTCATGACATCCACCCTGCAGCAGGAGGCCAGCCGCAAGCTGGGCCTTGGCGCCAAGCAGTGCATGAGCGCCGCGCAGCGCCTGTATGAGGCCGGTCACATCACCTACATGCGAACCGATGGCATCGACATGGCGCCCGAGGCGGTGATGGCCGCGCGTGACGAGATCCGCCGGAGGTTCGGCGACCGCTACGTTCCCGACAGCCCGCGCATGTACAAGAACAAGGCCAAGAACGCCCAGGAAGCGCATGAATGCATCCGGCCCACGGACATGGCAGCGGCGCCCGACAAACTGCGCCTGAGCGAGCGTGACCAGGCCGGGCTCTATGACCTGATCTGGAAGCGGACCCTGGCCAGCCAGATGGCGGCGGCGCGGCTGGAACGCACGACCGTCGAGGTGGGCAGCCCTGACCGGCAGGTCGGTCTGCGCGCCACCGGGCAGGTGGTGCTGTTCGACGGTTTCCTGAAGGTCTATGACGAGGGCCGCGACGATGACGGCGATGACGACGGCAGGCTGCCGCAGATCATGGCTGACGAGGCGGTGACACCCCGGCAGGACGCATATCGCGCTGCCTTCCAGAAGGCGGTCGCCGGTTCCGCCGGGACCGTGACCGACAGTGCCCCGACCGAACGGGCGGGCTCTGCCGTGATCAGTCCGGACGGGGCCATCCTGGCCAGCCAGAGCCATACCCAGCCACCGCCCCGCTACACCGAGGCGACGCTGGTCAAGCGGATGGAGGAACTGGGCATCGGGCGACCGTCGACCTATGCCTCGATCCTGACCACGATCGTGGATCGGGAATATGTGAAGAAGGACAAGAACCGCCTGATCCCCGAGGACAAGGGGCGGCTGGTCACGGCGTTCCTGACGAATTTCTTCCGCCGCTACGTGGAGTATGACTTCACCGCCGATCTTGAGGGGCAGCTTGACGATGTCTCGGCGGGTGGTCGCGACTGGAAGGATGTTCTGGCCCGGTTCTGGCGCGACTTCTCGGCCGCGGTCGCGGAGACGGCCGACCTGCGGATTGGCGAGGTGCTGGACAAGATCGACGATTTCCTTGCGCCGCATCTCTACCCCTTGCGTGCCGACGGCAGCGACCCCCGGTCCTGTCCGACCTGCGGGACCGGACGGCTGCATCTCAAGACCGCGCGGTCGGGCGGGGCCTTCATCGGGTGCGGGAACTATCCGGAATGCCGCTACACGCGCCCGATCTCCGGGGCGGAGGAGGGCGCGGGCGGCGGTGACCGCATCCTTGGCCATGACGAGAACGGCCTTGCGGTGGCGGTGAAGTCCGGCCGGTTCGGCCCCTATGTGCAGCGCGGCGACGCAACCGAGGCAGAGCCAAAGCCGCCCCGCGCCAGCCTGCCCAAGGGGTGGTCGCCGGACACGATCACGCTGGAACGCGCGATGATGCTGCTGTCCCTGCCCAGACTGGTGGGCGAGCATCCCGAGGGTGGCCCGGTCGAGGCGGGGATCGGGCGGTTCGGGCCCTTCGTCAAGCATGGCGCGACCTATGCGAACCTGTCCGACGCGGAAGAGGTGTTCACCATCGGCATGAACAGGGCGGTCGAGGTTCTGGCGCAGAAGGCAACACGCGGCCGCGCGACATCGGCCCCGGCCACGCCGCTGCGGGAGCTTGGCGAACATCGGGACGGCGGCATCGTTGCCGTGATGCCCGGGCGCTACGGCCCCTATGTGAAATGGGGCAAGGTCAACGCCACCCTGCCCAAGGAACTTTCCCCCGAGACGGTGACCCTGGACGAGGCGATTGCGCTCGTCGCGGAGAAGGCAGGGAAGGCGAAGCCGAGGAAGGCCCCGGCACGCAAGGCCGCGAAGCCTGCAGCCGCGGCCAAGCCCGCCAGGTCGGCAGGCGGAACAACCCGCAAGGCATCGAAAGGGACGACCGGGAAAGCCGGGGCATGA
- a CDS encoding choline ABC transporter substrate-binding protein, protein MTFRSILLAGTAALIAQPALAAGCDKVIFSDVGWTDITATTAVTSVVLTALGYETETKILSVPVTYASLANGDVDVFLGNWMPTMEADIAPYRDAGTVDTVRVNLTGAKYTLATNKAGADLGITDFAAIAAAKDALDGKIYGIEPGNDGNRLILDMIEADAFGLKGWEVVESSEQGMLAQVARADGRGEPVVFLGWEPHPMNASFQMTYLEGGDDWFGPNLGGAEVLTNTRAGYVAECPNTGKLLSNLEFSLALENEIMGAILNDGKDPAEAAKEWLAANPGVLSGWLDGVTTRDGGDAMAAVTAALQ, encoded by the coding sequence ATGACCTTTCGTTCGATACTGCTGGCGGGCACTGCCGCGCTGATTGCCCAGCCGGCGTTGGCCGCGGGCTGCGACAAGGTGATCTTCTCGGACGTCGGCTGGACCGACATCACCGCCACCACGGCCGTCACCTCGGTGGTGCTGACCGCGCTTGGCTACGAGACCGAAACCAAGATCCTTTCGGTGCCGGTGACCTATGCGTCCCTCGCCAACGGCGATGTGGATGTGTTCCTCGGCAACTGGATGCCCACGATGGAGGCCGACATCGCCCCCTACCGGGATGCGGGAACCGTGGATACCGTGCGGGTCAACCTGACCGGTGCGAAATACACGCTGGCGACCAACAAGGCCGGCGCCGACCTGGGCATCACGGACTTCGCGGCAATCGCTGCAGCCAAGGACGCGCTTGACGGCAAGATCTATGGCATCGAGCCCGGCAATGACGGCAACCGCCTGATCCTGGACATGATCGAGGCCGACGCCTTTGGCCTGAAGGGCTGGGAAGTCGTCGAAAGCAGCGAACAGGGAATGCTGGCGCAGGTCGCCCGTGCCGATGGTCGGGGCGAGCCCGTGGTGTTCCTGGGATGGGAGCCGCATCCGATGAATGCCAGTTTCCAGATGACCTATCTGGAGGGCGGCGACGACTGGTTCGGCCCCAACCTGGGCGGCGCCGAGGTGCTGACCAACACGCGGGCGGGCTATGTCGCGGAATGCCCGAACACCGGCAAGCTGCTGTCGAACCTGGAATTCTCGCTGGCGCTCGAGAACGAGATCATGGGTGCCATCCTGAACGACGGCAAGGATCCGGCCGAGGCCGCGAAGGAATGGCTTGCGGCCAATCCGGGCGTGCTGTCGGGCTGGCTGGACGGCGTGACGACCAGGGACGGGGGCGACGCCATGGCCGCCGTGACGGCCGCCCTGCAATGA